A region from the Canis lupus dingo isolate Sandy chromosome 9, ASM325472v2, whole genome shotgun sequence genome encodes:
- the WSB1 gene encoding WD repeat and SOCS box-containing protein 1 isoform X1: protein MASFPPRVNEKEIVRSRTIGELLAPAAPFDKKCGRENWTVAFAPDGSYFAWSQGHRTVKLVPWSQCLKNFLLHGTKNITNSSSLRLSRQNSDGGQKNKPREHIIDCGDIVWSLAFGSSVPEKQSRCVNIEWHRFRFGQDQLLLATGLNNGRIKIWDVYTGKLLLNLVDHTEVVRDLTFAPDGSLILVSASRDKTLRVWDLKDDGNMMKVLRGHQNWVYSCAFSPDSSMLCSVGASKAVFLWNMDKYTMIRKLEGHHHDVVACDFSPDGALLATASYDTRVYIWDPHNGDILMEFGHLFPPPTPIFAGGANDRWVRSVSFSHDGLHVASLADDKMVRFWRIDEDYPVQVAPLSNGLCCAFSTDGSVLAAGTHDGSVYFWATPRQVPSLQHLCRMSIRRVMPTQEVQELPIPSKVLEFLSYRI from the exons tgAGATCACGTACTATAGGAGAACTTTTAGCTCCAGCAGCTCCTTTTGACAAGAAATGTGGTCGTGAAAATTGGACTGTTGCTTTTGCTCCAGATGGTTCGTACTTTGCTTGGTCACAAGGACATCGTACAGTAAAGCTTGTTCCGTGGTCCCAGTGCCTTAAGAACTT TCTCTTGCATGGCACCAAGAATATCACCAATTCAAGCAGTTTGAGATTGTCAAGACAAAACAGTGATGGTGGTCAGAAAAATAAGCCTCGTGAGCATATTATAGACTGTGGTGACATAGTCTGGAGTCTTGCTTTTGGATCTTCAGTTCCAGAAAAACAGAGTCGCTGTGTCAATATAGAATGGCATCGATTCAGATTTGGACAAGATCAGCTGCTCCTTGCCACAGGGTTAAACAATGGGCGTATCAAAATATGGGATGTATATACAG GAAAACTCCTCCTTAACTTAGTAGATCATACTGAAGTGGTCAGAGATTTAACTTTTGCTCCAGATGGGAGCTTGATCCTAGTATCAGCTTCAAGAGACAAAACTCTGAGAGTATGGGACCTGAAAGATGATG GAAACATGATGAAAGTATTGAGGGGCCATCAGAACTGGGTGTATAGCTGTGCATTCTCTCCTGACTCTTCTATGCTGTGTTCAGTGGGAGCCAGTAAAGCA GTTTTCCTTTGGAATATGGATAAATATACCATGATACGGAAATTAGAAGGACACCACCATGATGTTGTAGCTTGTGACTTTTCTCCTGATGGAGCATTACTGGCTACTGCATCTTATGATACTCGAGTATATATCTGGGATCCGCATAATGGAGACATTCTGATGGAATTTGG GCACCTGTTTCCCCCACCTACTCCAATATTTGCTGGAGGAGCAAATGATCGATGGGTACGATCTGTGTCCTTTAGTCATGATGGACTGCATGTTGCAAGCCTTGCTGATGATAA aatgGTGAGGTTCTGGAGAATTGATGAGGATTATCCAGTTCAAGTTGCACCTTTGAGCAATGGTCTTTGCTGTGCCTTTTCTACTGATGGCAGTGTTTTAGCTGCTGG gACACATGATGGAAGTGTGTATTTTTGGGCCACTCCAAGGCAAGTCCCTAGCCTTCAACATTTATGTCGCATGTCAATCCGGAGAGTGATGCCCACCCAAGAGGTCCAGGAGCTGCCTATTCCTTCCAAAGTTTTGGAGTTTCTTTCCTATCGTATTTAG
- the WSB1 gene encoding WD repeat and SOCS box-containing protein 1 isoform X2: MASFPPRVNEKEIVRSRTIGELLAPAAPFDKKCGRENWTVAFAPDGSYFAWSQGHRTVKLVPWSQCLKNFLLHGTKNITNSSSLRLSRQNSDGGQKNKPREHIIDCGDIVWSLAFGSSVPEKQSRCVNIEWHRFRFGQDQLLLATGLNNGRIKIWDVYTGKLLLNLVDHTEVVRDLTFAPDGSLILVSASRDKTLRVWDLKDDGNMMKVLRGHQNWVYSCAFSPDSSMLCSVGASKAVFLWNMDKYTMIRKLEGHHHDVVACDFSPDGALLATASYDTRVYIWDPHNGDILMEFGMVRFWRIDEDYPVQVAPLSNGLCCAFSTDGSVLAAGTHDGSVYFWATPRQVPSLQHLCRMSIRRVMPTQEVQELPIPSKVLEFLSYRI; this comes from the exons tgAGATCACGTACTATAGGAGAACTTTTAGCTCCAGCAGCTCCTTTTGACAAGAAATGTGGTCGTGAAAATTGGACTGTTGCTTTTGCTCCAGATGGTTCGTACTTTGCTTGGTCACAAGGACATCGTACAGTAAAGCTTGTTCCGTGGTCCCAGTGCCTTAAGAACTT TCTCTTGCATGGCACCAAGAATATCACCAATTCAAGCAGTTTGAGATTGTCAAGACAAAACAGTGATGGTGGTCAGAAAAATAAGCCTCGTGAGCATATTATAGACTGTGGTGACATAGTCTGGAGTCTTGCTTTTGGATCTTCAGTTCCAGAAAAACAGAGTCGCTGTGTCAATATAGAATGGCATCGATTCAGATTTGGACAAGATCAGCTGCTCCTTGCCACAGGGTTAAACAATGGGCGTATCAAAATATGGGATGTATATACAG GAAAACTCCTCCTTAACTTAGTAGATCATACTGAAGTGGTCAGAGATTTAACTTTTGCTCCAGATGGGAGCTTGATCCTAGTATCAGCTTCAAGAGACAAAACTCTGAGAGTATGGGACCTGAAAGATGATG GAAACATGATGAAAGTATTGAGGGGCCATCAGAACTGGGTGTATAGCTGTGCATTCTCTCCTGACTCTTCTATGCTGTGTTCAGTGGGAGCCAGTAAAGCA GTTTTCCTTTGGAATATGGATAAATATACCATGATACGGAAATTAGAAGGACACCACCATGATGTTGTAGCTTGTGACTTTTCTCCTGATGGAGCATTACTGGCTACTGCATCTTATGATACTCGAGTATATATCTGGGATCCGCATAATGGAGACATTCTGATGGAATTTGG aatgGTGAGGTTCTGGAGAATTGATGAGGATTATCCAGTTCAAGTTGCACCTTTGAGCAATGGTCTTTGCTGTGCCTTTTCTACTGATGGCAGTGTTTTAGCTGCTGG gACACATGATGGAAGTGTGTATTTTTGGGCCACTCCAAGGCAAGTCCCTAGCCTTCAACATTTATGTCGCATGTCAATCCGGAGAGTGATGCCCACCCAAGAGGTCCAGGAGCTGCCTATTCCTTCCAAAGTTTTGGAGTTTCTTTCCTATCGTATTTAG
- the WSB1 gene encoding WD repeat and SOCS box-containing protein 1 isoform X3 has product MASFPPRVNEKEIVRSRTIGELLAPAAPFDKKCGRENWTVAFAPDGSYFAWSQGHRTVKLVPWSQCLKNFLLHGTKNITNSSSLRLSRQNSDGGQKNKPREHIIDCGDIVWSLAFGSSVPEKQSRCVNIEWHRFRFGQDQLLLATGLNNGRIKIWDVYTGNMMKVLRGHQNWVYSCAFSPDSSMLCSVGASKAVFLWNMDKYTMIRKLEGHHHDVVACDFSPDGALLATASYDTRVYIWDPHNGDILMEFGHLFPPPTPIFAGGANDRWVRSVSFSHDGLHVASLADDKMVRFWRIDEDYPVQVAPLSNGLCCAFSTDGSVLAAGTHDGSVYFWATPRQVPSLQHLCRMSIRRVMPTQEVQELPIPSKVLEFLSYRI; this is encoded by the exons tgAGATCACGTACTATAGGAGAACTTTTAGCTCCAGCAGCTCCTTTTGACAAGAAATGTGGTCGTGAAAATTGGACTGTTGCTTTTGCTCCAGATGGTTCGTACTTTGCTTGGTCACAAGGACATCGTACAGTAAAGCTTGTTCCGTGGTCCCAGTGCCTTAAGAACTT TCTCTTGCATGGCACCAAGAATATCACCAATTCAAGCAGTTTGAGATTGTCAAGACAAAACAGTGATGGTGGTCAGAAAAATAAGCCTCGTGAGCATATTATAGACTGTGGTGACATAGTCTGGAGTCTTGCTTTTGGATCTTCAGTTCCAGAAAAACAGAGTCGCTGTGTCAATATAGAATGGCATCGATTCAGATTTGGACAAGATCAGCTGCTCCTTGCCACAGGGTTAAACAATGGGCGTATCAAAATATGGGATGTATATACAG GAAACATGATGAAAGTATTGAGGGGCCATCAGAACTGGGTGTATAGCTGTGCATTCTCTCCTGACTCTTCTATGCTGTGTTCAGTGGGAGCCAGTAAAGCA GTTTTCCTTTGGAATATGGATAAATATACCATGATACGGAAATTAGAAGGACACCACCATGATGTTGTAGCTTGTGACTTTTCTCCTGATGGAGCATTACTGGCTACTGCATCTTATGATACTCGAGTATATATCTGGGATCCGCATAATGGAGACATTCTGATGGAATTTGG GCACCTGTTTCCCCCACCTACTCCAATATTTGCTGGAGGAGCAAATGATCGATGGGTACGATCTGTGTCCTTTAGTCATGATGGACTGCATGTTGCAAGCCTTGCTGATGATAA aatgGTGAGGTTCTGGAGAATTGATGAGGATTATCCAGTTCAAGTTGCACCTTTGAGCAATGGTCTTTGCTGTGCCTTTTCTACTGATGGCAGTGTTTTAGCTGCTGG gACACATGATGGAAGTGTGTATTTTTGGGCCACTCCAAGGCAAGTCCCTAGCCTTCAACATTTATGTCGCATGTCAATCCGGAGAGTGATGCCCACCCAAGAGGTCCAGGAGCTGCCTATTCCTTCCAAAGTTTTGGAGTTTCTTTCCTATCGTATTTAG